A window from Staphylococcus succinus encodes these proteins:
- a CDS encoding proline dehydrogenase family protein encodes MTVIKSCLFSLSQSGNLNKLAKKLGPKLGIHSFIAGTNLVELETNIYRLNNRGVAVTIDNLGEFVYYEQDASEATSRILDVIDRIYLKGLNGHISIKLTQIGLDVDDGICLNNATKIIDYANQKNIFVNIDMEDFNHIESSWNIINELTAKYSNIGTVIQAALYRAESDVKQNKNMKLRIVKGAYKESANISFQMKKEIDNNFLKLTKIHLLDGAFTSIATHDHNIIREIIYFIEENDISTSKFEFQMLYGFRTNLQDTLVEKGYNVCVYMPFGKEWYGYFMRRIAERPQNINLLLKQTFNKFFTKAY; translated from the coding sequence ATGACAGTAATAAAATCGTGTCTCTTTTCACTATCGCAAAGTGGTAACTTAAATAAACTAGCAAAGAAGTTGGGACCCAAGCTGGGTATTCATTCATTTATAGCTGGAACAAATTTAGTTGAATTAGAAACAAACATTTATAGATTAAATAATCGTGGCGTGGCTGTGACTATCGACAACTTAGGGGAATTTGTTTACTACGAACAAGATGCAAGTGAGGCAACATCACGAATTTTAGACGTCATAGATAGAATATATCTCAAAGGCCTTAATGGTCATATTTCAATCAAATTAACTCAAATCGGTTTAGATGTTGATGATGGGATATGCTTAAATAATGCCACTAAAATTATTGATTACGCTAACCAAAAAAATATATTTGTAAATATTGATATGGAAGACTTTAATCATATAGAATCAAGTTGGAATATTATAAATGAACTCACTGCGAAATATTCAAATATTGGTACTGTAATCCAAGCTGCTTTATATAGAGCGGAAAGTGATGTAAAGCAAAATAAAAATATGAAGTTACGCATTGTCAAAGGGGCATATAAAGAAAGTGCAAATATTTCATTTCAAATGAAAAAGGAAATAGATAATAACTTTTTAAAATTAACAAAAATACACTTATTAGACGGAGCTTTTACGTCTATTGCAACTCATGATCATAATATAATAAGAGAAATTATATATTTTATAGAAGAAAATGATATTTCGACAAGTAAATTTGAATTTCAAATGTTATATGGGTTTCGCACCAACCTTCAAGATACTTTAGTAGAGAAAGGATACAACGTCTGTGTCTACATGCCTTTTGGAAAAGAATGGTATGGATATTTTATGAGGAGAATCGCTGAAAGACCCCAAAATATAAACTTATTACTAAAGCAAACTTTCAACAAATTTTTCACAAAAGCGTATTAG
- a CDS encoding replication initiator protein A: MKDQFFSDSGNENLDYYQMPKVLMCSDRYIKLTPNAFKLYIVLHERMQLSMQNGWKNEEGSYYVNMAPQEAEDLFNYSTLTFEDTKIELEMFDLLYQEKHSSEKFPRLYIKKCKYTDEELLEYENMLVNIQ, from the coding sequence ATGAAAGATCAATTTTTTTCGGATAGTGGTAATGAAAATTTAGACTACTACCAAATGCCTAAAGTTTTAATGTGTAGCGATCGCTATATAAAATTAACACCTAATGCTTTTAAATTATATATCGTTCTACATGAACGCATGCAATTAAGTATGCAAAATGGTTGGAAAAATGAAGAAGGCTCATATTATGTCAATATGGCTCCTCAAGAAGCTGAGGATCTATTTAATTATTCAACTCTAACTTTTGAAGATACAAAAATAGAATTAGAAATGTTTGATTTACTTTATCAAGAGAAGCATAGCTCAGAAAAGTTTCCTAGATTATACATTAAAAAATGTAAATATACTGATGAAGAGCTTTTAGAGTATGAAAATATGTTAGTCAACATACAATGA
- a CDS encoding CDP-glycerol glycerophosphotransferase family protein: MQINILGFNIFAKGGTSRSNINLIKAFLEKGHEVKYFNSLDFEESEITKLIIHENINSPDFKVFKSYDYDELSVGDILIITREDLFKYSRIVKQHNSNLKVVGEIHGPLEYINDDIDLSLDTIDCIRVSTESIKQQFEQKYNYKAVFNQYVNAQHIELTNIPSNTKRNLLIKSRFEDGVKDISYVIKLINYIKRNTYKNDIQLYIVGYGPSENLYKNLVEYYNLEDNIHINEREPLNYIYVSTSPYETLGYSILETVANGNQALIYAGDDNVLEGIYKKYNAVSFLSKDFRKDSEQLLQVFEGKYTRSERAKDVQRLQVDFANDDYVDRYLNNVNSVNNENLAKVIDVKKARVPKIKTKKTNTSKIHNLDQKRDLYENLKKTVLFKKLFNNNIFFNGMKKIYIYRKNKLEKKIMDGIEPEENKVFIESFHGSNFSGDPKYLALQIKKKFKDKKVYVSSVNSLVDIEIRNSGLIPVRFGSAIYKKIFRSCKYVFMNGNSLDNVYKHSNQIFVQTWHGFPLKKMVNDLSDKKEKNLQLSKFLPRMNKWDYLITSSNLNTLLLKSAFKLENNNQLKVLELGAPRNEYLINSNNEQEWLRIQSKYLFQNDENTKYILYCPTWRNGQRDSITNINLVDLLVFLPSNYKIIVKLHPNESRLRNKYNNLDPRIHCFYNEFVDIQELYILSEAMITDYSSTIFDYAHLNKPIFLLQEDTNKYQEEVGFYFDINEVGKFPEVTFNEKKLANQLTKIKKIDYSKMTSRLMKNDKSNSSEKILNQVFNVK, translated from the coding sequence ATGCAAATCAATATATTAGGTTTTAATATCTTCGCAAAAGGAGGGACATCAAGAAGTAATATTAATTTAATTAAAGCATTTTTGGAAAAAGGGCATGAAGTTAAATACTTTAATAGTTTGGATTTTGAAGAAAGTGAAATTACAAAATTAATTATACATGAAAATATTAATTCACCTGATTTTAAAGTTTTTAAAAGTTATGATTATGACGAGTTATCAGTTGGAGATATTTTGATTATTACAAGGGAAGATTTATTTAAATATTCTAGAATTGTTAAACAACATAATAGTAATTTAAAGGTCGTGGGAGAAATACATGGGCCACTTGAATATATTAATGATGATATTGATCTTTCGTTAGATACAATCGATTGTATACGCGTAAGCACAGAATCGATAAAACAACAATTTGAACAAAAATATAATTATAAAGCTGTTTTTAATCAATATGTGAATGCACAACACATTGAACTTACAAACATACCTTCAAATACAAAGCGAAATTTGTTAATCAAATCAAGATTTGAAGATGGTGTGAAAGATATCTCATATGTAATTAAACTAATTAATTATATAAAGCGAAATACATATAAAAATGACATTCAGTTATATATTGTAGGTTACGGGCCTTCTGAAAACTTATATAAAAATTTAGTTGAATATTATAATCTTGAGGATAATATCCATATTAATGAACGTGAGCCTTTGAATTATATTTATGTTTCAACATCTCCATATGAGACATTAGGCTATTCAATTTTAGAGACTGTGGCTAATGGTAATCAAGCACTTATATATGCAGGTGATGATAACGTTTTGGAAGGTATTTATAAGAAATATAATGCTGTTTCATTTTTGAGTAAGGATTTTCGTAAAGATAGCGAGCAACTATTACAAGTATTTGAAGGTAAATATACGCGTAGTGAGAGAGCAAAAGATGTACAACGTTTACAAGTAGACTTTGCAAATGATGACTATGTCGATAGATATCTTAATAACGTGAATAGTGTGAATAATGAAAATTTAGCTAAGGTTATTGATGTTAAAAAAGCACGTGTGCCTAAAATTAAGACTAAGAAGACAAATACTAGTAAAATTCATAACCTAGATCAAAAAAGAGATTTATATGAGAATCTAAAGAAAACCGTCTTATTTAAAAAACTATTTAACAACAATATCTTCTTTAACGGGATGAAAAAAATATATATTTATCGGAAAAACAAATTAGAAAAGAAGATTATGGATGGTATAGAACCTGAAGAAAATAAAGTGTTTATTGAATCTTTTCATGGAAGTAATTTTAGTGGTGACCCTAAATATCTGGCCTTACAGATTAAGAAAAAATTTAAAGATAAAAAAGTATATGTAAGTTCAGTTAATTCATTAGTAGATATAGAAATTAGAAATAGTGGATTGATACCAGTTAGATTTGGTAGTGCCATTTATAAGAAAATCTTCCGTTCTTGTAAATATGTATTCATGAATGGTAATTCATTAGATAATGTATATAAGCATAGTAATCAAATTTTTGTACAGACATGGCACGGTTTTCCCCTTAAAAAAATGGTGAATGATCTTAGTGACAAAAAAGAAAAAAACCTTCAACTATCCAAATTTTTACCAAGAATGAATAAATGGGATTATCTCATAACTTCATCTAATTTAAATACCTTATTATTAAAATCCGCATTTAAATTGGAAAACAATAATCAATTAAAAGTATTAGAATTGGGAGCACCGAGAAATGAATATTTAATTAATAGTAATAATGAACAAGAATGGCTTAGAATTCAGAGTAAGTATTTATTTCAAAATGATGAAAATACTAAGTATATTCTCTATTGCCCAACGTGGAGAAATGGTCAAAGAGATAGTATTACTAATATCAATTTAGTAGATTTATTAGTGTTTTTACCTTCAAATTATAAAATCATTGTTAAGTTGCATCCAAATGAGTCAAGGTTACGAAATAAATATAATAATTTAGATCCAAGAATACATTGTTTCTATAATGAATTTGTAGATATTCAAGAATTATATATATTAAGTGAAGCAATGATTACAGATTATTCTTCAACTATATTTGATTATGCGCATTTAAATAAGCCTATTTTCTTATTACAAGAAGATACAAACAAATATCAAGAAGAAGTAGGATTTTATTTTGATATCAATGAGGTTGGTAAGTTCCCAGAAGTCACTTTTAACGAAAAGAAATTAGCAAACCAACTAACAAAAATTAAAAAAATTGATTACAGTAAAATGACAAGTAGGTTAATGAAAAATGATAAATCCAATTCATCAGAAAAAATTTTAAATCAAGTTTTTAATGTGAAATGA
- a CDS encoding ABC transporter permease, with translation MKSAWIVFIEHIKNAYLIKRLAEFQLRISNHNNYLGIAWELINPAMQIAVYWFVFGLGLRSNNIMEGVPFIYWLMVGISMWFFVNQGVLEGTKAISSKFNQVAKMKFPLSIIPSYIVFSRFYGHIGLLIIVMLLCLVGGYHPTIYTLQLLLYIPFALILTMAISLVTSTLGVLIRDTQMIMQSLMRIIFFVSSILYLPTNETVLTVMNFNPIFFLAEGYRAAILHHEWFFITHWHLAVYNLCLVTVLFILGSILHMRYRDHFADYM, from the coding sequence ATGAAATCAGCATGGATTGTCTTTATAGAACATATTAAAAATGCTTACCTCATTAAAAGATTAGCTGAATTTCAACTGAGAATTTCTAATCATAACAATTACTTAGGTATCGCATGGGAATTAATTAATCCTGCTATGCAAATTGCAGTCTACTGGTTTGTTTTTGGACTAGGGCTTAGAAGTAACAACATTATGGAAGGTGTACCGTTTATTTATTGGCTAATGGTCGGTATAAGTATGTGGTTTTTCGTTAATCAAGGCGTGCTCGAAGGCACAAAAGCGATATCTTCAAAATTTAATCAAGTCGCAAAGATGAAATTTCCATTATCAATTATACCAAGCTATATTGTATTCAGTAGGTTCTACGGACATATTGGTTTATTAATCATTGTAATGCTTCTTTGTTTAGTTGGTGGCTATCACCCAACTATTTACACCTTACAATTATTGTTATATATCCCTTTTGCGTTAATATTAACGATGGCTATCTCTTTAGTTACATCAACATTAGGTGTGCTTATAAGAGATACACAAATGATCATGCAGTCACTGATGAGAATAATTTTCTTTGTTTCTTCAATATTGTACTTACCCACTAACGAAACGGTTTTAACTGTTATGAATTTTAATCCCATTTTTTTCCTAGCAGAAGGATATCGGGCAGCAATATTGCATCATGAGTGGTTCTTTATCACACACTGGCATTTAGCAGTTTATAATTTATGTCTAGTGACTGTGTTATTCATATTAGGTTCTATACTACATATGCGTTATCGAGACCATTTCGCAGATTATATGTAG
- a CDS encoding accessory Sec system protein Asp2, whose protein sequence is MESNKVYKLNEQINFEDQKRILIDTGDQENYIQKARKSAAIHQHYKDLLKQDYILYFHQKTISKFYKREYVGELFQRKDLIKFNHLFYTLDAPEGRKVNEEVPRKLLVIFTCMPNAKEYDSSLIPKRMFPKFFDGIEKSLVKNVYTMRIMDINVSHGSHYINTTNYPEYERDIKGAIESVQSQLDITTENIVLYGGSKGGTGAIYHGAALDLKTLAVDPIVNIGGKLEQNDRRFLKDNRKEDLVPTINDNLSKQNNFIKHVICSEKVPLYYNETSRIDEQNINKINMKDKMITSHPEVSRNTVPEQLMILNFLLGGHKQFEKD, encoded by the coding sequence ATGGAGTCCAATAAAGTATATAAATTAAATGAACAGATTAATTTTGAAGATCAAAAGAGAATTTTAATAGATACAGGTGATCAAGAAAACTATATACAAAAAGCACGAAAATCAGCAGCTATTCATCAACATTACAAGGATTTATTAAAGCAAGATTATATATTGTATTTTCATCAAAAAACGATATCAAAATTTTATAAAAGAGAATATGTAGGAGAATTATTCCAAAGAAAAGATCTCATCAAATTTAATCATTTATTCTATACACTTGATGCTCCGGAAGGAAGAAAAGTGAATGAGGAAGTGCCACGAAAATTATTAGTTATATTTACTTGCATGCCTAATGCGAAAGAATACGATAGTTCGCTTATACCTAAGCGTATGTTTCCCAAATTTTTTGATGGAATTGAAAAGAGCTTAGTGAAAAATGTGTATACAATGAGAATTATGGATATCAATGTGTCGCATGGTTCACACTACATCAATACTACGAACTATCCAGAATATGAAAGAGATATTAAAGGAGCAATTGAATCTGTTCAAAGTCAACTAGATATTACTACTGAAAACATAGTTTTATATGGTGGATCAAAAGGGGGAACAGGTGCTATATATCATGGTGCTGCTTTAGATTTAAAAACATTAGCTGTAGACCCAATTGTAAATATTGGTGGAAAGTTAGAGCAAAATGATAGAAGATTTTTAAAGGATAATAGAAAGGAAGACTTGGTACCAACAATTAATGATAATTTGAGTAAGCAAAATAATTTTATTAAACATGTTATTTGTAGTGAAAAAGTCCCGTTATATTACAATGAAACGAGCAGGATAGATGAACAAAACATTAATAAAATAAATATGAAAGATAAGATGATCACATCACATCCAGAAGTCTCTCGAAACACAGTACCAGAACAATTAATGATATTGAATTTCCTTTTAGGTGGACATAAACAGTTTGAAAAAGATTAG
- a CDS encoding dicarboxylate/amino acid:cation symporter, with translation MKTKNLSIKIVIALVLGIAVGSVCNLFVQAAFVEFIDKYLFNVIGQIFLNLIFMLVVPVVFVSIVLGVVGVGDPKLLGGIGLKTISFFLTTTALAIIIGIALALIFKPGEGKSDLLKSEDVSSYQQTLNKDNSQGSAAKQTFDQTLINLFPKNPIQAMTDGNMLQIITFAIFIGIGIIMVGSKAQIVHRLFEQTNEVLMYIITMIMRVFAPIGTFGLVAHAFTGAGFGAIQQLGMYFFIVLLALFIHFFVVYGSAVKLLGNYSPLKFFKAFIPAITIGFSASSSSAALPISMNCTKKMGVRPEIASFVQPLGATINMDGTAIMQGVATIFIAQISGAQLSVGQLVTVVVIAVVASIGTAGVPGVGLIMLAMVLNAVGLNPAAIGIILGIDRLLDMTRTSVNITGDAACALIISRKEDKKLASQSESI, from the coding sequence ATGAAGACAAAGAATCTTTCAATAAAAATTGTCATAGCATTGGTTTTAGGTATTGCAGTAGGTTCTGTTTGTAATCTGTTTGTACAAGCAGCGTTTGTAGAATTTATAGATAAATACCTATTCAATGTCATTGGGCAAATATTCTTAAATTTAATCTTTATGTTAGTAGTACCTGTAGTATTTGTATCTATCGTTTTAGGTGTAGTTGGTGTAGGTGATCCTAAATTGCTTGGAGGCATAGGATTAAAAACAATTTCATTCTTTTTAACGACTACAGCTTTAGCAATTATTATTGGTATAGCATTAGCGTTAATATTCAAACCAGGGGAAGGTAAATCAGATTTATTAAAAAGCGAAGATGTCTCGAGTTATCAACAAACGTTAAACAAAGACAATTCACAAGGGTCAGCAGCAAAACAAACATTTGACCAAACATTGATTAATTTGTTTCCTAAAAATCCAATCCAAGCTATGACTGATGGCAATATGTTGCAAATTATTACTTTTGCAATATTCATTGGTATTGGAATAATTATGGTAGGATCCAAGGCTCAAATTGTGCATAGGCTATTTGAACAAACAAATGAAGTACTCATGTATATAATTACAATGATTATGAGAGTCTTTGCACCTATAGGAACATTCGGCTTGGTTGCACACGCTTTTACAGGGGCAGGGTTTGGTGCCATTCAACAGTTAGGCATGTATTTCTTCATTGTTTTACTTGCACTCTTTATTCATTTCTTTGTAGTATATGGATCAGCAGTAAAATTATTAGGAAATTATAGTCCATTGAAGTTTTTTAAAGCCTTTATACCAGCCATTACCATTGGTTTTAGTGCTTCAAGTTCTAGTGCAGCTTTACCCATTTCAATGAATTGTACTAAAAAAATGGGGGTTAGACCTGAAATAGCATCATTTGTTCAGCCTTTAGGAGCAACCATTAACATGGATGGAACAGCAATAATGCAAGGGGTTGCAACAATATTTATTGCGCAAATATCAGGAGCACAACTATCTGTAGGACAATTAGTTACCGTTGTAGTTATTGCCGTTGTGGCTTCAATAGGCACAGCGGGCGTACCGGGTGTGGGACTCATTATGCTAGCGATGGTATTAAATGCAGTTGGTTTAAATCCAGCCGCTATTGGTATTATATTAGGTATAGATAGATTGCTAGATATGACGAGAACATCGGTAAACATAACTGGTGATGCTGCTTGTGCCTTAATTATTTCAAGAAAAGAAGATAAAAAATTAGCATCACAAAGTGAATCTATATGA
- a CDS encoding bifunctional glycosyltransferase/CDP-glycerol:glycerophosphate glycerophosphotransferase, whose protein sequence is MDFSIIIPFKDKGNNERFLENCIESLNNQTYQDFEVLFLHNKSERLQTLTRHTQLNIRMLEMSETDQLTDYRNLGLEQAKGEFLIFMDADDYLHPNALIYAKKMIESSKDNTDVFKFAITKTNLDKTSTLKKNKRVFFDGEAFSKLEAVMNGADISVDDVQLKQIINGFFENQMINHKSEHVKPVNYLSRLNYQFRVHSFIIRKSFLIDNQLNFKSKNTLYSDIPFLIELYNNTANIKQTSTKLYYKYIHNDSINSPSLTQEEHSDRLLKRVQAINEALVFCENLKMARQLKITAINDYLYKVVKSPIFTESYTEVSKIYRELYTILNIKSANFKLSKRHSYEMNAIEKGKFKTAFMFSKSRVLGYKAYQFSKPKNQRFRQKKIQKNVFTRLPIQENTVLYESFLGKNYSDSPKAIFKYLLENEPNKWKHIWVLNNQDIVKNEEEFKHKNVRIIKRFSWKYFYYVTLSKYFVLNMRQPKWLYKKEEQVILSTWHGTPLKRLVFDMENVTSANKNYKKDFYNQSRKWDYLIAANQYSQEIFESAFMYPKNQILTYGYPRNDILTNHSVEYKNEVKEKLDLPKSKKVILYAPTWRDDEFHSAGKYKFKLQLDLQRMKEEFGNDYVIILRMHYFISDNMDLTGFEGFAYDYSKYNDINDLYIASDLLITDYSSVFFDYANLRKPILFFTYDIEKYQSMLRGFYIDVYNDLPGPLLLSNDALFNALNNIESVNDEYKQKYEKFYRTYCNLEDGNATKRVVNEVFN, encoded by the coding sequence ATGGATTTTTCAATAATTATTCCATTTAAGGATAAAGGGAACAACGAAAGATTTTTAGAAAATTGTATAGAAAGTCTAAATAATCAAACATACCAAGACTTTGAAGTTTTGTTTCTTCATAATAAATCAGAAAGATTACAGACACTTACGCGACATACTCAATTAAACATCAGAATGCTTGAGATGTCAGAAACTGATCAACTTACAGATTATAGAAATTTAGGGCTAGAACAGGCTAAAGGTGAGTTTTTAATATTTATGGATGCGGACGATTATTTACATCCCAATGCTTTGATTTATGCAAAAAAGATGATTGAGTCTTCGAAAGATAATACAGATGTATTTAAATTTGCAATTACTAAAACTAATTTAGATAAAACATCAACTTTAAAAAAGAATAAGCGCGTCTTTTTTGATGGTGAGGCATTTTCTAAATTGGAAGCAGTTATGAATGGAGCAGACATTTCAGTTGATGATGTACAGTTAAAGCAAATTATAAATGGTTTTTTTGAAAACCAAATGATTAATCATAAATCTGAGCATGTAAAACCAGTGAATTATCTCAGTCGTTTGAATTATCAATTTAGAGTACATAGCTTCATAATTAGAAAATCATTTTTAATTGATAATCAATTAAATTTCAAATCTAAAAATACATTATATAGTGATATTCCATTTTTAATTGAATTATATAACAATACAGCAAATATAAAACAAACAAGTACAAAATTATATTATAAGTATATTCATAATGATTCGATTAATTCTCCTTCACTTACTCAGGAAGAACATAGTGATAGATTATTAAAAAGAGTACAAGCTATAAATGAAGCATTGGTTTTTTGTGAGAATTTAAAAATGGCAAGACAATTAAAAATCACTGCTATTAACGATTACTTATACAAAGTAGTGAAAAGCCCAATATTTACCGAATCATATACAGAAGTAAGTAAAATATATCGTGAATTGTATACTATTTTAAATATTAAATCAGCAAACTTTAAATTAAGCAAAAGACACTCATATGAAATGAATGCAATTGAAAAGGGTAAATTTAAAACGGCTTTTATGTTTAGTAAAAGTAGAGTACTAGGTTATAAAGCGTATCAATTTTCTAAGCCTAAAAACCAAAGATTTAGACAAAAGAAAATACAAAAAAATGTCTTTACAAGATTACCTATACAAGAAAATACCGTATTATATGAAAGCTTTTTAGGTAAGAATTATTCAGATAGTCCTAAAGCGATATTTAAGTATTTACTAGAGAACGAACCTAATAAATGGAAGCATATATGGGTACTTAACAATCAAGATATTGTAAAAAATGAAGAGGAATTTAAGCATAAGAATGTAAGAATAATAAAAAGGTTTAGCTGGAAATATTTTTATTATGTTACTTTATCAAAATATTTTGTACTAAACATGAGACAACCTAAATGGTTGTATAAAAAAGAGGAACAAGTCATCTTATCCACATGGCATGGCACACCGTTGAAACGTTTAGTTTTTGATATGGAAAATGTAACCTCAGCTAATAAAAATTATAAAAAAGATTTTTATAACCAATCTAGAAAATGGGATTATTTAATCGCTGCTAATCAATATAGCCAAGAGATATTTGAAAGTGCCTTTATGTATCCTAAAAACCAAATATTAACGTACGGTTACCCAAGAAATGATATATTGACGAATCATTCTGTTGAATATAAAAATGAAGTGAAAGAAAAGTTGGATTTACCAAAATCTAAAAAAGTTATTTTATATGCACCAACATGGAGAGACGATGAATTCCATTCAGCAGGAAAATATAAATTTAAGCTACAATTAGATTTACAACGCATGAAAGAAGAATTTGGAAATGATTATGTCATTATATTAAGAATGCATTATTTCATTTCCGACAACATGGATTTAACTGGATTTGAAGGTTTTGCTTATGATTATTCTAAATATAATGATATTAATGACTTATATATAGCTAGCGATTTGTTGATTACGGATTATTCTTCAGTATTTTTCGATTATGCAAATCTTAGAAAGCCCATTTTATTCTTTACTTATGATATTGAAAAATATCAAAGTATGTTGAGAGGGTTTTATATTGATGTATATAATGACTTGCCTGGTCCTTTATTGCTATCAAATGATGCACTTTTTAATGCGCTTAATAATATTGAATCAGTTAATGATGAGTACAAACAAAAATATGAGAAGTTTTATAGAACGTATTGTAATTTAGAAGATGGCAATGCAACAAAACGTGTTGTAAATGAAGTATTTAACTAA